A single region of the Fenollaria sporofastidiosus genome encodes:
- the recJ gene encoding single-stranded-DNA-specific exonuclease RecJ yields MQKWFIKNRNADKYADVKSVVKDDLLAKVLCNRGVVETDDVIDYLNDDYTKIYRTEGLPDMDLARELIGDAIKNQKRIRIVGDYDSDGIMSCTILLRALKYFGADASFEVPDRKADGYGINKRIVDNCLNDKVKLIITCDNGVSAFEAIEYAKEQGIKVIVTDHHLPKIEDGKEIKVDADAIIDPKVEKSTYPFTEICGAFVAFKLITYISKDYEFDPDLIDEIIQYAAFATITDIMPLLDENRDLLKRGLELMNKRPSKVFSHLKSELKIDKDINVFHIGFILGPSVNAIGRLSNANHAIAAFESYDDDKIIDICKELYALNQERKDLTELGYDEAIKAIEADENFDAKDLIVVKSKNLERSVAGIVAGRLKERYYRPAIALYEEDGILYGSARSIEEYNLFDELSKAKEYLNKFGGHKLAAGLELKVENYDAFVDFMNKNSNLTDDDKVEKVYIDALYPVDFQKFSTYDSIEKLKPFGEKNPEVLFADKDLVLKSINVFGQNRNVIKLRFRTKLDNLITAILFYKEDEFKKDYLDQYESDINRDLADGKEIIMDICYNLQVNEYMGTKSLDINIKHFRFRR; encoded by the coding sequence ATGCAAAAATGGTTTATAAAAAATAGAAATGCAGATAAATATGCAGATGTTAAGAGCGTAGTTAAGGATGATTTATTAGCGAAAGTTCTTTGTAACAGAGGGGTCGTTGAAACTGATGATGTCATCGACTACTTAAATGATGACTACACAAAGATTTACCGCACTGAAGGCTTGCCTGACATGGACTTAGCACGTGAGCTTATAGGGGACGCTATAAAAAATCAAAAGAGGATACGCATTGTAGGCGACTATGACTCGGATGGCATTATGTCCTGCACAATACTTTTAAGAGCTCTTAAGTACTTTGGTGCTGATGCAAGTTTTGAAGTGCCGGACAGAAAGGCGGATGGCTACGGTATAAATAAGCGTATAGTTGATAATTGTCTTAATGACAAGGTTAAGCTAATAATTACTTGTGACAATGGTGTATCGGCTTTTGAGGCTATAGAGTATGCAAAGGAGCAAGGCATAAAAGTTATTGTTACTGACCACCATTTACCAAAGATAGAAGATGGTAAGGAAATTAAGGTAGACGCTGATGCGATAATTGATCCTAAGGTGGAAAAGTCTACTTATCCATTCACAGAGATTTGTGGAGCATTCGTTGCCTTTAAGCTGATCACATACATTAGCAAGGATTATGAATTTGATCCAGACCTTATAGATGAGATAATTCAGTATGCAGCCTTTGCAACTATAACTGACATCATGCCGCTTCTTGATGAGAACCGAGACCTCTTAAAGAGGGGCTTGGAGCTTATGAATAAAAGACCATCTAAGGTTTTTTCTCATCTAAAGAGCGAGCTAAAAATTGATAAAGATATAAATGTTTTTCACATCGGCTTTATCTTAGGACCATCGGTCAACGCTATAGGCAGACTAAGCAATGCCAATCACGCAATTGCAGCTTTTGAGTCTTATGATGACGACAAGATTATAGATATCTGCAAGGAGCTATATGCACTTAATCAGGAGAGAAAGGACTTAACAGAGCTTGGCTACGACGAGGCTATAAAGGCGATTGAAGCGGATGAAAATTTTGATGCTAAGGATCTTATAGTTGTAAAATCGAAAAATCTTGAGAGAAGTGTTGCAGGTATTGTCGCTGGAAGGCTTAAGGAAAGGTACTACAGACCTGCGATAGCCCTATATGAAGAAGACGGTATTCTGTATGGTTCTGCAAGATCTATAGAGGAGTACAACCTTTTTGATGAGCTAAGCAAGGCCAAGGAGTACTTAAATAAGTTTGGAGGCCATAAGCTAGCGGCGGGCTTGGAGTTAAAAGTTGAAAATTATGATGCCTTTGTTGATTTCATGAATAAAAATTCCAATCTAACTGACGATGACAAGGTCGAGAAGGTATATATTGATGCACTTTATCCAGTTGATTTTCAAAAATTTTCAACTTATGACAGCATAGAGAAGCTAAAGCCATTCGGTGAGAAGAATCCTGAAGTTTTATTTGCAGATAAAGATCTTGTTTTGAAAAGTATTAATGTATTTGGACAGAACCGCAACGTTATAAAGCTAAGGTTTAGAACAAAGCTTGACAATCTGATAACAGCTATACTATTCTACAAGGAAGATGAGTTTAAGAAAGACTACTTAGATCAATATGAATCTGACATTAACAGAGATTTAGCTGATGGCAAAGAGATAATTATGGATATTTGCTACAATCTTCAAGTTAATGAATATATGGGCACTAAGAGCCTTGATATAAATATAAAGCACTTTAGGTTTAGGAGGTGA
- a CDS encoding ABC transporter ATP-binding protein has product MVEIKNLSLDYGKEHIIDDISLSIAEGECVLFTGKSGSGKSSLINSINGLAVRYDNAKTKGEIIIDGKNIKDLELYQISMLVSTVFQNPKTYFFNINTTLELLFYLENIGLAREEMDRRLNEMLEIFPIKNLLNRNIFNLSGGEKQILCIAASYIAGTKIIVMDEPSSNLDIKSISVLTKMLKILKEKGISIIVAEHRIYYLMDIVDRVFLIDKGKIKKTYTRSEFLKLDKNDLNALSLRDKELSKLEVPYLKGGGEYQIKNLSYKFTDDERLSVKDISFKLGKIYGIIGSNGRGKSTLLRCLIGLEKKSKEEIYFKGEKLSKKERLKNSSLVMQDVNHQLFTDEVFKELSLGVKNFDEEKAKIILKDLGLDEFIERHPMSLSGGQKQRLAIASVMCKDSTFVYYDEPTSGMDYTNMEKISELIKKYKAMDKIIFIVSHDIEFLNEVADEVYEL; this is encoded by the coding sequence ATGGTAGAAATAAAAAATTTAAGCCTTGATTATGGCAAAGAACATATAATAGATGATATATCACTATCCATAGCCGAGGGAGAGTGCGTGCTATTTACAGGAAAAAGCGGAAGCGGTAAGTCATCTTTAATAAATTCTATAAACGGACTAGCTGTAAGATATGATAACGCAAAGACAAAGGGCGAAATAATTATTGATGGTAAAAATATAAAAGATTTGGAGCTTTATCAAATCTCAATGCTTGTCTCAACTGTTTTTCAAAATCCTAAGACATATTTCTTTAATATAAATACGACATTAGAATTATTGTTTTATTTAGAAAATATTGGTCTTGCAAGAGAAGAGATGGACAGGCGTTTGAATGAGATGCTAGAAATTTTCCCGATAAAAAATCTATTGAACAGAAATATATTTAATCTATCTGGCGGTGAAAAACAAATACTTTGCATTGCTGCTTCTTATATAGCAGGCACAAAGATCATAGTTATGGATGAGCCATCATCAAATTTGGACATTAAAAGCATAAGTGTTTTGACAAAGATGCTAAAGATACTAAAAGAAAAGGGCATAAGCATAATTGTAGCTGAGCATAGAATTTATTATTTGATGGATATAGTTGACCGTGTATTTTTAATAGATAAGGGCAAAATTAAAAAAACTTATACTAGAAGTGAATTTTTAAAGCTAGACAAAAATGATTTGAACGCTTTAAGCTTAAGAGATAAAGAATTAAGTAAATTAGAAGTTCCTTATCTAAAAGGCGGTGGAGAGTATCAGATAAAAAATCTTAGCTACAAATTTACTGATGATGAGCGTTTAAGTGTAAAGGACATCTCATTTAAGCTTGGCAAAATTTATGGCATAATAGGATCCAATGGACGAGGAAAGTCAACGCTCTTAAGATGCTTAATTGGTCTTGAGAAAAAATCAAAAGAAGAAATTTATTTTAAAGGCGAGAAATTATCTAAAAAAGAAAGACTCAAAAACTCTTCACTTGTTATGCAAGATGTGAACCATCAATTATTCACAGATGAAGTATTCAAAGAGCTTAGTCTAGGTGTAAAGAATTTTGACGAGGAAAAGGCAAAAATCATTTTAAAAGATTTAGGCTTAGACGAATTTATTGAAAGGCACCCGATGAGTTTATCGGGAGGACAAAAGCAAAGACTTGCAATAGCGTCAGTTATGTGTAAAGACTCGACTTTTGTTTACTATGATGAACCAACTAGCGGTATGGATTATACCAATATGGAAAAAATATCTGAACTGATTAAAAAATACAAAGCTATGGATAAAATAATTTTTATAGTCTCACACGACATAGAATTTTTAAATGAAGTAGCTGATGAAGTTTATGAATTATAA
- a CDS encoding energy-coupling factor transporter transmembrane component T has product MPNFSSNSSFNLNPISKLLVVFLTGLTVVHSLNICFELAIVCIIGILFYLNGYKKTLFKWIVLCGILYSLPNFMVLSELNPILKMFLSLFIIFRMFLLPFMAASFMVKTSDVGAIISSMDKLKISKNLSIPVAVMFRFFPSFKEEKKNIKMAMKVRGINFKNPIKYLEYVSVPLLIISSNIADDIAKAAETKAIENPIAKTRYTRVKVQLIDFVYVLAVAGLIVGGLIW; this is encoded by the coding sequence ATGCCTAACTTTTCTTCGAATTCTTCCTTTAATCTCAACCCAATAAGTAAGTTATTAGTCGTATTTCTTACAGGCCTAACTGTTGTGCATAGCTTAAACATATGTTTCGAGCTAGCAATTGTTTGTATTATTGGTATTTTATTTTATTTGAATGGATACAAAAAAACACTTTTTAAATGGATAGTTTTATGTGGAATACTTTATTCGTTACCAAATTTTATGGTGTTATCTGAATTAAATCCAATACTTAAGATGTTTTTAAGTCTATTTATTATCTTTAGAATGTTTTTATTGCCATTTATGGCGGCAAGCTTCATGGTAAAGACCTCTGATGTAGGTGCAATAATTTCATCTATGGATAAGCTCAAAATTTCAAAAAATCTTTCTATACCTGTTGCGGTCATGTTTAGGTTCTTCCCATCTTTCAAAGAAGAGAAGAAAAACATTAAGATGGCTATGAAGGTAAGAGGTATAAATTTTAAAAATCCAATCAAATATCTTGAATATGTCTCAGTGCCACTACTAATTATATCTTCAAACATTGCAGATGACATTGCAAAAGCGGCGGAAACAAAGGCAATAGAAAACCCAATTGCCAAGACTAGATATACTCGTGTAAAGGTACAGCTAATTGACTTTGTTTATGTTTTGGCGGTTGCTGGACTTATTGTGGGAGGCTTAATATGGTAG
- a CDS encoding MptD family putative ECF transporter S component translates to MDDKKLKVKDLVSIGVFAVIYFVLMFGVGMMGMIPILFLVYPTVLAIVAGTVVMLFMAKVQKPWALFILGMISPLVMFAMGHTYVLAVLSLIVMTIAELIRKIGNYNSFKYNMLSYAIFSTWICSSLMQMLLAKEKYMEMSLMMMGKDYTDALENLITYPHMALVALGAFLGGIIGAYIGKALLKKHFEKAGIV, encoded by the coding sequence ATGGATGATAAAAAATTAAAAGTAAAAGATTTAGTAAGTATCGGTGTTTTTGCCGTAATTTATTTCGTCTTGATGTTTGGTGTTGGTATGATGGGAATGATCCCAATATTGTTTTTAGTTTACCCAACAGTTTTAGCCATAGTTGCAGGAACTGTAGTTATGTTATTTATGGCTAAGGTTCAAAAACCATGGGCATTATTTATTCTAGGTATGATATCACCGCTTGTGATGTTTGCTATGGGACATACTTATGTACTTGCAGTCTTATCACTTATAGTAATGACAATAGCAGAATTAATTAGAAAGATTGGTAATTACAATTCCTTTAAATACAATATGCTTTCTTATGCAATCTTCAGCACATGGATATGTAGCTCTTTAATGCAAATGCTTTTAGCAAAAGAAAAATATATGGAGATGTCTTTGATGATGATGGGAAAAGATTATACTGATGCATTGGAAAATCTAATAACATATCCTCACATGGCTTTAGTAGCCTTAGGTGCTTTCCTAGGAGGAATAATTGGAGCATATATAGGCAAGGCTCTATTGAAGAAACACTTTGAAAAAGCAGGCATTGTATAA
- a CDS encoding MATE family efflux transporter, which yields MKKLKMKQNMKEQLLTKKPLSLMFQLSIPAVIGMVVIGLYPLMDGIFAGQIIGENAMAACSIAMPLTFFNNGIATLIGIGSASILSRAMGKGDNNTIDKLMGNLIYWIIFFSTIITIGGILLGPYFLDLIGATGEIKALGIRYLRIIFLGSIFVNFTQSANMVMRGEGLMKRAMSIMGLGAFINIVLDPILMKAMGDYAIEGAAIATVTAQIIQAVITLYYFKSKSENVKIGKIKKEKDISKEMFGVGVSAMIMQVFFMVQQTLLYRQAFRYGGDPNAILMSATLRFYGFSFIPIWGMSQGLQPIIGTNFGAKQYDRVKETMNIFSIGGTVLAAIFWLPAQVFSKQLLGLFKVSQDIISSGVNNFRMFYSVFILYGIMIMTITFFQAIGDGKKAGMIVMLRQLILLVPALLILPRIFGAGAVWWAEPVVDFTMIMVGLAMQAKALSNMNVKN from the coding sequence TTGAAGAAATTAAAAATGAAACAAAACATGAAAGAACAGTTATTGACCAAGAAGCCATTGTCTTTAATGTTTCAATTATCTATACCAGCAGTAATTGGCATGGTGGTTATAGGTCTATACCCACTTATGGATGGAATATTTGCTGGACAAATAATTGGTGAGAATGCTATGGCGGCTTGCTCAATAGCTATGCCACTTACCTTTTTTAATAATGGGATTGCAACGCTTATAGGGATAGGTTCGGCATCAATTTTATCAAGAGCCATGGGAAAGGGTGATAATAATACTATAGACAAGCTTATGGGAAATCTTATCTATTGGATTATATTTTTTTCAACGATCATAACAATAGGAGGAATACTTCTAGGACCATATTTTTTAGATTTAATTGGAGCAACAGGAGAAATAAAGGCATTAGGTATAAGATATTTAAGAATAATATTTCTAGGCTCAATTTTTGTAAACTTTACCCAGTCAGCCAATATGGTTATGCGTGGTGAAGGGCTTATGAAAAGAGCAATGAGTATCATGGGACTCGGTGCCTTTATCAATATAGTTCTTGATCCAATACTAATGAAAGCAATGGGCGATTATGCCATTGAGGGAGCAGCTATAGCAACTGTAACAGCACAAATAATTCAAGCAGTTATTACTCTTTATTATTTTAAGAGTAAAAGTGAAAATGTAAAAATAGGAAAAATAAAAAAAGAAAAAGATATATCAAAGGAAATGTTTGGAGTAGGAGTATCAGCTATGATCATGCAAGTATTTTTCATGGTTCAACAAACATTGCTTTATAGACAAGCTTTTAGATATGGAGGAGATCCAAATGCAATATTAATGTCGGCAACTTTGAGATTTTATGGATTCTCATTTATACCAATTTGGGGAATGAGTCAGGGGTTACAGCCGATTATTGGTACAAACTTTGGAGCAAAACAATACGATAGAGTAAAGGAAACTATGAATATATTTTCTATAGGAGGAACAGTACTTGCAGCAATTTTTTGGTTACCAGCACAAGTATTTTCAAAACAGTTACTTGGTTTATTTAAAGTAAGTCAGGATATAATTTCAAGCGGAGTTAATAATTTCAGAATGTTCTATTCAGTATTTATTCTTTATGGAATTATGATTATGACAATCACTTTTTTTCAAGCGATTGGGGATGGAAAAAAAGCTGGAATGATTGTAATGCTAAGACAGTTAATACTACTTGTTCCAGCTTTACTTATATTGCCAAGAATATTTGGAGCAGGGGCTGTTTGGTGGGCAGAACCAGTTGTAGATTTTACTATGATAATGGTAGGTTTAGCAATGCAAGCCAAGGCTCTTTCAAATATGAATGTAAAAAATTAA
- a CDS encoding ABC transporter ATP-binding protein, translating to MKEFYKKRFALTDKGARNLSKATLASFFVYCINMLPAILLMIFAQEVLENIVKSKGFYIVFSVLTLIAMYILLSIEYDKLYSTTYQESADLRIRTAENLSKLPLSYFSKHDISDLAQTIMSDIEGIEHAMSHSIPKVGGMALFFPLISIMMLVSNVKMGLAVIIPTILSFIFIPLSKKHQVKGQKRYYDVLRENSESFQENIEMQMEIKAYGLSEEMKDKLYEKMDKSEKVHLKTEIGLILIMSLSSIFSFISLAVVIFVGVNLIINKEISALYLIGYLLAAMKIKDALDASKEGMMEIFYLSPKIERLKEIQNQDLQEGDDYNLKKFDIDLKDVEFAYNKDTKVLNGVSFKAKQGEVTALVGASGCGKTTILKLISRLYDYDEGQILIDGKDIKEISTESLFDKVSIVFQDVVLFNQSIMENIRIGKQDASDEEVKRAAKLANCTDFIEKMDKGFDTVIGENGAELSGGERQRLSIARAFLKDAPILILDEIAASLDVDNEKKIQESLNNLIKDKTVVIISHRMKSIENADKIVVLENGKLESEGKHEELLQKSKVYKNLIEKTKMAEEFIY from the coding sequence ATGAAGGAGTTTTATAAAAAAAGATTTGCTCTTACAGATAAAGGAGCAAGAAATTTAAGTAAAGCAACACTGGCTTCATTTTTCGTTTATTGTATAAACATGCTTCCAGCGATATTACTAATGATTTTTGCTCAGGAAGTTTTGGAAAATATTGTTAAAAGCAAGGGATTTTATATAGTATTCTCAGTTTTGACCTTGATAGCAATGTATATTTTGCTTTCTATCGAATACGATAAATTATATAGCACAACATATCAAGAAAGTGCGGACTTAAGAATAAGGACAGCGGAGAATTTATCAAAACTACCTCTATCTTACTTTTCTAAGCATGATATTTCAGACTTAGCGCAAACAATTATGTCTGATATTGAAGGTATAGAGCATGCAATGAGCCACTCGATACCAAAAGTGGGCGGTATGGCACTCTTCTTTCCACTTATATCCATCATGATGTTAGTTAGCAATGTAAAGATGGGTTTAGCTGTAATTATTCCAACTATATTAAGTTTTATATTTATACCACTATCTAAAAAACATCAGGTTAAGGGACAAAAAAGATATTATGACGTCTTAAGAGAAAACTCAGAAAGCTTTCAAGAAAATATCGAGATGCAAATGGAGATCAAAGCCTATGGCTTATCAGAGGAAATGAAAGATAAGCTATATGAAAAAATGGATAAAAGTGAAAAAGTGCACTTAAAGACAGAGATAGGACTTATTTTAATTATGTCACTTTCATCAATTTTTAGCTTTATTTCCCTTGCTGTTGTGATATTTGTTGGCGTAAATCTAATTATTAATAAAGAAATAAGTGCTCTCTACCTTATAGGATATTTACTAGCGGCTATGAAGATAAAAGACGCTCTTGATGCATCTAAAGAGGGAATGATGGAGATATTTTATTTATCGCCTAAAATTGAAAGATTAAAAGAAATTCAAAATCAAGATTTACAAGAAGGCGATGACTATAATTTGAAAAAATTTGATATTGATCTAAAAGATGTTGAATTTGCCTACAATAAAGACACAAAAGTTTTAAATGGTGTAAGCTTTAAAGCTAAGCAGGGAGAGGTAACTGCTTTAGTAGGAGCAAGTGGCTGTGGCAAAACAACTATATTGAAACTTATATCAAGACTTTATGATTACGACGAGGGACAAATCTTAATCGATGGCAAAGATATAAAAGAAATATCAACAGAATCCCTTTTTGATAAGGTGTCTATTGTTTTCCAAGATGTAGTTCTATTTAATCAAAGCATTATGGAAAATATTAGGATCGGAAAGCAAGATGCAAGTGACGAAGAAGTTAAAAGAGCAGCAAAACTTGCAAATTGCACAGATTTTATAGAAAAAATGGATAAGGGTTTCGATACAGTTATTGGTGAAAACGGTGCTGAACTATCAGGCGGAGAAAGACAGAGGTTATCAATAGCCAGAGCCTTCTTAAAAGATGCACCGATATTGATCTTAGACGAGATAGCAGCAAGCCTTGATGTTGACAATGAGAAAAAAATTCAAGAGTCTTTAAATAATTTAATTAAAGATAAAACTGTTGTCATCATTTCACACAGAATGAAATCCATAGAAAATGCAGACAAGATTGTAGTTCTTGAAAACGGAAAATTAGAAAGTGAAGGCAAGCATGAAGAGCTTTTACAAAAATCAAAAGTTTACAAGAATTTAATAGAAAAAACAAAAATGGCAGAAGAGTTTATATATTGA
- a CDS encoding ABC transporter ATP-binding protein yields the protein MKIYKKLFAYVQDKKYLGFLAIVFSAISAVLTVYGFYLIYKFLDNLIINSNLSGAESIALKSVITLTSGAIFYSVSGTCSHILGFRLETNLRKRGIDGLEKASFRFFDLNPSGQIRKIIDDNAAQTHQVVAHMIPDSSQAIVTPVLVLALGFIVSIRVGITLLALTIIDGLLLGAMMGEQEFMKIYQEALSKLSAETVEYVRGMQVVKIFRANVESFKSFYKAIKDYSKYAYDYSLSCKKPYVLYQWLFFGLIAILIIPIVYFMTSLGSAKVILLELIMILFLSGVLFVSFMRIMWYAMYITQGNYAVDTLEALYNDMQKDKLVHGNVNNFKNYNIEFDKVSFAYNDKAVIENLSFKLEEGKSYALVGSSGSGKSTVAKLISGFYNVNEGSIKIGGIPISEYSDEALIKAISFVFQDSKLFKKSIYDNVALANKDAGKDDVMRALKLAGCDLILDKFPERENTVIGSKGVYLSGGEKQRIAIARAILKDSKIIIMDEASASIDPDNEFELQKAFKNLMKDKTVIMIAHRLSTIKDLDEILVMDSGKIIERGSDKELMSSDTKYKRLQELFNSANEWRVSNEGVL from the coding sequence ATGAAGATTTACAAAAAACTATTTGCTTATGTACAGGATAAAAAATATCTTGGTTTTTTAGCTATAGTCTTTTCTGCTATATCTGCTGTACTTACGGTATATGGATTTTATTTAATCTACAAATTTCTGGATAATTTAATAATTAATTCAAATTTATCTGGCGCAGAGAGCATAGCGTTAAAATCTGTCATCACACTAACAAGTGGAGCAATATTTTATTCTGTTTCAGGAACATGTTCTCACATACTAGGTTTTAGGCTTGAAACAAATTTAAGAAAAAGGGGGATAGACGGCTTAGAGAAAGCAAGTTTTAGGTTCTTTGACTTAAATCCATCTGGTCAAATAAGAAAGATCATAGATGACAACGCCGCGCAAACTCATCAGGTTGTAGCTCACATGATTCCCGATAGTTCTCAGGCAATAGTTACACCCGTACTTGTACTTGCACTCGGCTTTATAGTAAGTATAAGAGTTGGCATAACTTTGCTTGCTCTTACCATAATCGATGGCTTACTTTTAGGTGCAATGATGGGAGAGCAAGAATTTATGAAGATATACCAAGAAGCTCTATCTAAACTAAGTGCAGAGACTGTTGAATACGTTAGAGGTATGCAAGTAGTAAAGATATTTAGAGCAAATGTAGAGTCATTTAAAAGCTTTTACAAGGCGATAAAAGATTATTCAAAGTATGCTTATGATTATTCGCTATCTTGTAAAAAACCTTATGTTTTGTATCAATGGTTATTTTTTGGTTTAATTGCAATTTTAATTATTCCTATAGTTTATTTTATGACTAGCTTAGGCAGCGCCAAGGTGATTTTACTTGAGCTTATCATGATTTTATTCTTATCAGGAGTTCTCTTTGTTTCATTTATGAGGATAATGTGGTATGCTATGTATATTACTCAAGGCAATTATGCAGTAGATACTTTAGAGGCACTTTACAATGATATGCAAAAAGATAAATTGGTCCATGGCAATGTCAATAATTTTAAAAACTACAATATAGAATTTGACAAGGTAAGCTTTGCTTATAACGACAAAGCTGTCATTGAAAATTTATCCTTTAAATTAGAAGAAGGAAAGTCCTATGCACTAGTCGGTTCATCTGGATCAGGCAAATCAACAGTAGCAAAACTTATATCAGGTTTTTACAATGTTAATGAAGGAAGTATAAAGATAGGCGGGATTCCAATAAGTGAATATTCTGACGAAGCCTTAATTAAAGCCATTTCCTTTGTATTTCAAGATTCGAAATTATTCAAGAAAAGTATTTATGATAACGTCGCTTTAGCTAATAAAGATGCAGGCAAAGATGACGTTATGAGAGCCTTAAAATTAGCAGGATGCGATTTGATATTAGACAAATTCCCAGAAAGAGAAAATACAGTCATAGGCTCAAAAGGAGTTTATTTATCCGGTGGAGAAAAACAAAGGATTGCAATTGCTAGAGCAATTTTAAAGGATTCCAAAATTATTATTATGGATGAGGCATCGGCGTCTATTGACCCAGATAACGAGTTTGAATTGCAAAAAGCTTTTAAAAATCTGATGAAGGATAAAACAGTTATCATGATTGCTCATAGGCTTTCAACAATTAAAGACCTTGATGAAATACTTGTGATGGATAGCGGGAAAATTATAGAAAGAGGTTCTGACAAAGAATTAATGTCAAGCGATACAAAGTATAAGAGATTGCAAGAGCTCTTTAACAGTGCGAATGAATGGAGGGTTTCAAATGAAGGAGTTTTATAA
- a CDS encoding helix-turn-helix domain-containing protein, whose product MTYYDFVKDYMKVDECKYNKKYSSAGHTFCWNKEDSTYGEGLFWFYEGDGFIINIHDFYIKEELIQNSTYSMADYVSIYSSYIVSANGEKFSPYQTLTANSLCTFDFDNIRDDFLFLLHENSYYLSVSIGFKRELLENHLASINIDTESFYSSLLQPNQIILTKALEKVAMEILNCKMAAPAADFFFKAKANEWISIVIDTYLNRKNYKIEIDDDKALEDVARFLEDHFATNVNQSTLEKISKMSGTKLKNLFKEKYGQSITEYTQRKRMNVAETLLLNTGLPIKEIAESVGYTSASKFSIYYKRYKGKLPSEVRNSAFNQQNLKCDHCE is encoded by the coding sequence ATGACTTATTATGATTTTGTAAAAGATTATATGAAGGTGGATGAATGCAAATACAATAAAAAGTATTCAAGTGCAGGACACACTTTTTGTTGGAATAAAGAGGACTCAACTTATGGAGAAGGCCTGTTTTGGTTTTATGAAGGAGACGGCTTCATTATTAATATACATGATTTTTATATCAAAGAAGAACTAATTCAAAATAGCACATATAGTATGGCAGATTATGTATCAATTTACTCAAGCTACATAGTCAGTGCAAACGGAGAAAAATTTAGTCCTTATCAAACTTTGACCGCAAACTCTTTATGCACTTTTGATTTTGATAATATAAGAGATGACTTTCTATTTTTATTGCACGAGAATTCATATTATCTTTCTGTTTCTATAGGCTTTAAAAGAGAACTTTTGGAAAACCACCTAGCATCTATTAACATAGATACAGAATCATTTTATTCATCTTTACTTCAACCGAATCAAATAATTCTTACAAAGGCCTTGGAAAAAGTTGCAATGGAAATATTGAATTGTAAAATGGCCGCACCCGCCGCTGATTTTTTCTTTAAAGCCAAAGCAAATGAATGGATAAGCATTGTAATAGATACCTACCTAAATAGAAAAAATTATAAAATTGAAATTGATGATGATAAAGCGCTTGAAGATGTCGCTAGATTTTTAGAAGATCATTTCGCAACGAATGTAAATCAAAGTACGCTTGAAAAAATATCTAAAATGAGCGGGACCAAATTAAAAAATCTATTCAAAGAGAAATATGGTCAAAGCATTACAGAATATACTCAAAGAAAAAGAATGAATGTGGCTGAAACACTTCTACTAAACACAGGGCTGCCTATAAAAGAGATAGCAGAGTCCGTTGGATACACATCGGCAAGTAAATTCTCCATATATTACAAGAGATACAAAGGAAAACTTCCTAGTGAAGTGCGTAATTCAGCTTTCAATCAGCAAAACTTAAAATGTGATCACTGTGAATAA